Proteins encoded within one genomic window of Eleutherodactylus coqui strain aEleCoq1 chromosome 1, aEleCoq1.hap1, whole genome shotgun sequence:
- the TMEM35B gene encoding transmembrane protein 35B has product MAIVFTALRVLLGLFFAFSGVIKLTDQVSAELYRHMKSRFVQSADVFPLKDFGWKPDPYQYLQAVGWIELVAGLLLAFGPRILQEISNLMLCIIMIGAIYTLLVLKEPIAICAPATVSLGLLLLLIIRGPGKKSKSKAE; this is encoded by the exons GTCTTACTGGGGCTCTTCTTTGCCTTCTCCGGGGTCATTAAACTAACAGACCAAGTGTCCGCCGAGCTGTACCGGCACATG AAGTCCCGCTTTGTTCAGTCTGCTGATGTGTTCCCACTCAAAGACTTTGGTTGGAAGCCTGATCCGTACCAGTACCTGCAGGCCGTGGGATGGATAGAGCTGGTGGCTGGACTACTGCTGGCGTTTGGCCCTCGGATTCTTCAGGAGATTAGCAACCTTATGCTTTGCATTATCATGATTG GTGCAATATACACTCTACTAGTACTGAAGGAGCCAATTGCCATCTGTGCCCCAGCCACTGTCAGTCTGGGGCTTCTCTTGCTGCTTATTATTCGTGGACCTGGCAAAAAATCCAAATCAAAGGCTGAGTAA